One part of the Chryseobacterium sp. 7 genome encodes these proteins:
- a CDS encoding sensor histidine kinase, whose product MKELPFELKFIFVAAIALILVFAAFIIFVVLMHNKKQILYLREKQMNTENQNKLLQKELEQQKVLEQERERISHDMHDDLGAGISALKLQAEFIKQKASDDDLQNDINELLKTSEEMNISMREMLWSLNSGNDTLGSFIDYAILYTGNFLKKTKIVLQSECGDIIAESPVSTEMRRNLFLCLKEAVNNVYKHSHANTLKLSFSQEKNNFCMKISDNGTGIQDEQSKGNGLRNMKRRMSELSGECTIVSESPGTSLLFKITL is encoded by the coding sequence ATGAAAGAATTACCATTTGAACTAAAATTTATATTTGTTGCGGCTATTGCATTGATATTAGTTTTTGCAGCTTTTATCATTTTTGTTGTATTAATGCACAACAAAAAACAAATTCTTTATTTAAGAGAAAAACAAATGAATACGGAAAATCAAAATAAACTCCTTCAGAAAGAACTCGAGCAACAAAAAGTTCTGGAACAGGAGCGGGAACGTATCTCTCACGATATGCATGATGATCTGGGCGCAGGAATTTCCGCATTAAAACTTCAGGCAGAATTTATAAAACAAAAAGCATCAGACGATGATCTGCAAAACGACATCAATGAACTTCTGAAAACCTCAGAAGAAATGAATATCTCTATGCGTGAAATGCTGTGGAGCCTGAACTCAGGGAATGATACCTTAGGGAGCTTCATTGATTATGCCATATTGTACACCGGGAACTTTTTAAAGAAAACAAAAATCGTACTGCAGTCAGAATGTGGAGACATCATTGCAGAAAGCCCTGTTTCTACAGAAATGAGACGTAATCTCTTTCTCTGTTTAAAAGAAGCAGTTAATAATGTTTACAAACATAGCCATGCTAATACCCTGAAACTTTCTTTTTCACAGGAAAAAAATAACTTCTGCATGAAAATCTCTGATAACGGAACCGGAATTCAGGATGAACAGTCAAAAGGAAATGGTCTGCGGAATATGAAAAGAAGAATGAGCGAATTGTCCGGTGAATGTACGATCGTATCCGAAAGCCCCGGAACCAGCCTTCTATTCAAAATCACTTTATAA
- a CDS encoding four helix bundle protein has translation MSTIRFHQDLKVYQQSFETAQLIYELSKSFPKEGLYSLTDQIRRSSRSVAANISEAWEKRKYEKSFIAKLTDSEGEARETQTWLQFTFACNYMNEEQYINLHNTYNQIIGMLVNMMSQSEKWCSFSSVNKEDNNL, from the coding sequence ATGTCAACAATCAGATTTCATCAGGACTTAAAAGTTTATCAACAATCATTTGAAACAGCACAGTTGATTTATGAACTCTCAAAATCTTTTCCAAAAGAAGGACTCTATTCACTTACTGATCAGATAAGAAGATCATCAAGATCTGTAGCAGCTAATATTAGTGAGGCCTGGGAAAAAAGAAAATATGAAAAATCCTTCATAGCTAAACTTACAGATTCGGAGGGAGAAGCAAGAGAAACCCAAACATGGCTTCAATTTACTTTTGCCTGCAATTATATGAATGAAGAGCAATATATTAATTTGCACAATACGTATAACCAAATAATAGGAATGTTAGTTAATATGATGAGTCAGTCAGAAAAGTGGTGTTCATTTTCTTCGGTGAATAAAGAAGATAATAATTTGTAA
- a CDS encoding DUF4178 domain-containing protein, whose product MHYVCPACESENIIDLTFPIEEYVCKTCSHLIDVAGNKKTKHLKVPAENVVLDVGQKGKIDGVEYTVVAIVVKKYGNSIFWREYSLKDSKGNDAFLSESDGHWVFLITMHPDDFKGKDSKLPTYAGRTYRWYENTPCTIDAAAGFFDERLDFSIATYKEYVNGTRMISQEKTGKKSQYFYGVHISKNDVKRAFKIAHMPYYTGVGIVQPYYFDIKQVVNIFCVAALMICLLQLYVYTSRTNETVFAETINFADVQGKEMVSKSFTLSGGSAPLKVNAFSGVDNSWANIQLSLVNEKTNEIIYTSKDIEQYHGYEDGESWSEGSQSEEFNLCGVSSGQYHFLISAEKEGALPTFSNLQSPDSKVMISRDKSGTIEITDLFKGQSATFADGKALEKDTSEVARLAKASFGTQKLDSLINAEAPKLTTDPISSNTYVQLKATWLPVSFWNFGFILFLMIALFIGLLIGRHFFNVNKWKNSSNTPYATS is encoded by the coding sequence ATGCATTACGTCTGCCCAGCATGCGAATCAGAAAATATAATAGATCTCACTTTTCCTATCGAGGAATATGTTTGTAAAACCTGCTCTCATCTCATTGATGTAGCTGGAAATAAGAAGACCAAACATTTGAAGGTACCGGCAGAAAACGTTGTGTTGGACGTCGGGCAGAAAGGAAAAATTGATGGTGTAGAATATACCGTTGTCGCAATTGTTGTCAAAAAATACGGAAACAGTATTTTCTGGCGAGAATATTCTTTAAAAGACAGCAAAGGAAATGACGCTTTCCTGAGTGAGAGCGATGGGCATTGGGTTTTTCTGATCACCATGCATCCTGATGATTTTAAAGGTAAGGATTCGAAATTACCTACCTATGCCGGACGAACGTATCGCTGGTACGAAAACACTCCATGCACTATCGATGCAGCAGCCGGTTTTTTTGATGAGCGGCTGGATTTCAGTATTGCTACCTACAAAGAATATGTCAATGGAACCCGTATGATCTCTCAGGAGAAAACCGGTAAGAAAAGCCAGTATTTTTATGGAGTTCACATTTCAAAGAATGATGTTAAAAGAGCTTTTAAAATAGCTCACATGCCTTATTACACAGGAGTAGGAATCGTTCAGCCTTATTATTTTGATATCAAACAGGTGGTCAACATCTTTTGTGTGGCTGCATTAATGATATGCCTGCTTCAGTTGTATGTTTATACTTCAAGAACCAACGAAACCGTTTTTGCAGAGACCATTAATTTCGCAGATGTGCAGGGCAAAGAAATGGTAAGCAAGAGTTTTACGCTTTCTGGCGGCTCAGCACCATTAAAAGTGAATGCATTTTCGGGTGTTGATAATTCCTGGGCAAATATCCAGCTGAGTCTGGTGAATGAAAAAACCAATGAAATTATCTATACCTCTAAAGATATTGAACAGTATCACGGCTATGAAGATGGGGAAAGCTGGTCAGAAGGAAGCCAGTCTGAAGAATTCAATCTTTGCGGAGTAAGCTCCGGACAGTATCACTTTCTTATTTCTGCAGAAAAAGAAGGGGCTTTACCAACATTTTCCAACCTTCAGTCTCCGGATTCAAAGGTGATGATATCACGAGATAAATCAGGAACTATAGAAATTACAGATCTATTTAAAGGTCAAAGCGCAACCTTTGCAGACGGAAAGGCACTGGAAAAAGACACATCGGAGGTAGCCAGGCTTGCCAAGGCATCTTTCGGAACTCAAAAGCTGGACTCGCTGATTAATGCTGAAGCACCTAAACTCACTACAGACCCCATTTCAAGCAATACTTATGTACAGCTCAAGGCAACCTGGCTTCCCGTTTCATTCTGGAACTTCGGATTCATTTTATTCCTGATGATTGCTCTGTTTATTGGTTTGCTTATAGGAAGACACTTCTTTAATGTGAATAAATGGAAGAATAGTTCAAATACCCCTTATGCCACATCATGA
- the eno gene encoding phosphopyruvate hydratase: protein MSAISYIEARQILDSRGNPTIEVDVFTESGAMGRAAVPSGASTGEHEAVELRDGGSEYQGKGVLKAVENVKEVIAEHLVGQPVFEQNYIDQIMIDLDGTPNKGNLGANAILGVSLAVARAAAAELGMPLYKYVGGVNANTLPVPMMNVINGGSHSDAPIAFQEFMIMPVKADSFSHALRKGTEIFHNLKSILHSRGLSTAVGDEGGFAPTFKGTEDALDTLLQAIEKAGYKPGDDIMLALDCAASEFYKDGIYDYRKFQTPDAAQFSSSEQVSYLAELAAKYPIISIEDGMQENDWEGWKMLTDKIGDRVQLVGDDLFVTNVERLSRGVKENIANSILVKVNQIGSLSETMAAVQMAQNNKFTSVMSHRSGETEDSTIADLAVAMNCGQIKTGSASRSDRMAKYNQLLRIEEALGETAIFPGLEAFKIKR from the coding sequence ATGAGTGCAATTTCTTACATAGAAGCAAGACAGATTTTAGATTCCAGAGGAAACCCTACCATCGAAGTAGATGTATTTACAGAAAGCGGAGCTATGGGCCGTGCTGCTGTACCTTCAGGAGCATCTACAGGAGAACACGAAGCAGTAGAATTACGTGACGGTGGTTCAGAATACCAGGGAAAAGGAGTTCTGAAAGCTGTTGAAAATGTAAAAGAAGTAATTGCAGAGCATTTAGTAGGACAGCCGGTTTTCGAACAAAATTATATTGATCAGATTATGATTGATCTTGACGGAACGCCTAACAAAGGAAATCTTGGTGCTAATGCTATTCTTGGTGTTTCTTTGGCAGTAGCCAGAGCTGCGGCTGCAGAATTGGGAATGCCTTTATACAAATATGTAGGGGGTGTTAATGCAAACACACTTCCTGTTCCGATGATGAATGTAATTAATGGCGGATCTCACTCAGATGCTCCTATTGCATTCCAGGAATTCATGATTATGCCGGTAAAAGCAGATTCTTTCTCTCACGCGCTGAGAAAAGGAACTGAAATTTTCCACAATCTTAAATCTATTCTTCATTCAAGAGGGTTATCTACTGCAGTAGGTGACGAAGGTGGTTTTGCTCCAACTTTCAAAGGAACTGAAGATGCTTTGGATACCTTACTTCAGGCTATTGAAAAAGCAGGATATAAACCTGGTGATGACATTATGTTAGCATTAGACTGTGCGGCTTCAGAATTCTACAAAGACGGAATCTATGATTACAGAAAATTCCAGACTCCGGATGCAGCTCAGTTTTCAAGCAGCGAGCAGGTTTCTTACTTAGCTGAACTGGCTGCAAAATACCCAATCATTTCTATTGAAGACGGGATGCAGGAAAATGACTGGGAAGGTTGGAAAATGTTAACAGATAAAATTGGTGACAGAGTACAGCTGGTAGGTGATGACTTATTTGTAACCAACGTAGAAAGACTATCCAGAGGAGTAAAAGAAAATATTGCCAACTCTATCCTTGTAAAAGTAAACCAGATTGGTTCTCTTTCTGAAACAATGGCTGCTGTACAGATGGCTCAGAATAACAAATTCACTTCAGTAATGTCTCACAGATCAGGAGAAACTGAAGATTCTACAATTGCTGATTTAGCGGTAGCAATGAACTGCGGACAGATCAAAACAGGTTCAGCTTCAAGATCAGACAGAATGGCAAAATACAACCAGCTATTAAGAATTGAAGAAGCTCTTGGTGAAACTGCAATTTTCCCAGGACTGGAAGCTTTTAAGATAAAAAGATAA
- a CDS encoding dimethylarginine dimethylaminohydrolase family protein: MRLNIKNETGRLKSVVLGQPNSLGPVPTLEESYDAKSYYSIEHNIYPKEEDIINEMNAFEAVLKKYNVEVLRPSIIKDYNQVFSRDVAFVIDDKMIISNVIADRADEQEAYKSVFEKVAWRKIINLPETAHIEGGDVIVWNDFIFIGTCFSEDYRNYKTARTNEYAIEILKEYFPKKRIIDLELKKNDKVPFEGILHLDCTFNPIGEDKCIIYKNGFVDESDYRLIIDIFGEENCFHINDEEMFEMFPNIFSISPDVVVSDKAFTRMNNHLRNEWGMTVEEIPYREISKMGGLLRCSTMPLVRE, from the coding sequence ATGAGACTAAACATTAAAAACGAAACGGGTAGGCTGAAGTCAGTAGTTCTAGGCCAGCCTAATTCATTGGGACCGGTTCCCACATTAGAGGAAAGTTATGACGCAAAGTCATATTACTCAATCGAACACAACATTTATCCTAAAGAAGAGGATATCATCAATGAGATGAACGCTTTTGAAGCGGTTTTAAAAAAGTATAACGTTGAAGTACTGCGTCCAAGTATCATTAAAGACTACAACCAGGTTTTTTCAAGAGATGTAGCCTTTGTGATAGATGATAAGATGATCATTTCTAACGTAATTGCAGATAGAGCAGATGAGCAGGAAGCATACAAAAGTGTTTTTGAAAAAGTAGCATGGAGAAAGATTATTAACCTTCCGGAAACGGCACACATTGAAGGTGGCGACGTAATTGTGTGGAATGATTTTATTTTCATCGGAACCTGCTTCAGCGAAGATTACCGAAACTATAAGACGGCAAGAACCAACGAGTATGCTATTGAAATCTTAAAAGAATATTTTCCAAAGAAAAGAATCATAGATCTGGAACTGAAGAAAAACGATAAAGTTCCCTTTGAAGGAATCCTGCATCTGGATTGTACATTTAATCCGATAGGAGAAGACAAATGTATCATTTATAAAAACGGATTTGTAGATGAGAGTGATTACCGTTTAATCATTGATATTTTCGGAGAAGAAAACTGTTTCCATATCAATGACGAGGAAATGTTTGAAATGTTCCCGAATATTTTCTCTATTTCTCCTGATGTAGTGGTTTCAGATAAAGCATTCACCAGAATGAATAACCATTTGAGAAATGAATGGGGAATGACGGTTGAAGAAATTCCTTACAGAGAAATATCCAAAATGGGGGGGTTGTTAAGATGCTCTACAATGCCGCTTGTGAGAGAATAA
- a CDS encoding response regulator transcription factor — MSISIAIVEDEKNYNNALKKVINYQQDMKVIAQFFDGNDAMQNLPDISPDVVMMDIQLQDMLGIEIIERLRKEMPNTQFIMCTSFDDDEKIFNSLKAGAMGYLVKGESMDKILSSIRDVYNGGAPMSFSIARRVLKHFERSLAEIKGFDELTEREKEVLELLSEGLLYKEIADKKCISIDTVKKHVGNIYRKLHVNNKVEAINKFNNFKN, encoded by the coding sequence ATGAGCATTTCCATCGCCATAGTAGAAGATGAAAAAAACTACAACAATGCGTTGAAGAAGGTCATCAATTACCAACAGGATATGAAGGTAATTGCTCAGTTCTTTGATGGAAATGATGCCATGCAAAACCTACCTGATATTTCTCCGGACGTAGTAATGATGGATATCCAGTTGCAGGATATGCTGGGAATAGAAATCATAGAAAGGCTACGGAAAGAAATGCCCAATACACAATTTATTATGTGCACCAGCTTTGATGATGATGAGAAGATCTTTAATTCTTTAAAAGCCGGAGCAATGGGGTATCTTGTTAAAGGAGAAAGCATGGATAAAATTCTTTCTTCCATCCGCGACGTTTACAACGGTGGCGCTCCTATGAGTTTTTCCATTGCCCGAAGAGTTCTTAAGCATTTTGAAAGAAGCCTTGCCGAAATCAAAGGTTTCGATGAACTTACGGAACGTGAAAAAGAAGTTCTTGAGCTTCTCTCTGAGGGACTTCTTTATAAAGAAATAGCGGATAAAAAATGTATCAGCATTGATACCGTTAAAAAACATGTTGGCAATATCTACAGAAAACTTCACGTAAACAATAAAGTGGAGGCTATCAATAAGTTTAACAATTTTAAAAACTAA
- the ctlX gene encoding citrulline utilization hydrolase CtlX — protein sequence MQTTDTVLMIEPIAFGYNAETAKNNYFQVEQTGSDIQSKALAEFSTFVGKLRGKGINVITIKDTLDPHTPDSIFPNNWVSFHNDGKVVLYPMFASNRRVERRDDIIETIEAQGFEVVEVDDWSFPETQGHFLEGTGSMIFDHDNKIAYGSVSLRLDEKLFREFCSKYGFTPVVFHSFQTVGTERLPIYHTNVMMCVADKFVVICLDCIDDELEREKVIETIKGSGKEIIEISEEQMQQFAGNMLQVQNINGEKFLVMSQTAYQSLSSEQVAAIEKYCEIIYSDLNTIEVNGGGSARCMLAEVFLPKK from the coding sequence ATGCAAACAACAGATACAGTATTAATGATAGAACCGATTGCATTCGGTTACAACGCTGAGACAGCGAAAAATAATTATTTTCAGGTAGAACAGACAGGTTCTGATATTCAGTCAAAAGCTTTGGCTGAATTCAGTACTTTTGTCGGGAAACTGAGAGGAAAAGGAATCAATGTAATTACCATAAAAGATACTTTGGATCCACATACTCCGGATTCTATCTTCCCAAACAACTGGGTAAGCTTTCACAACGATGGAAAAGTAGTTTTATATCCGATGTTCGCATCCAACAGAAGAGTGGAAAGAAGAGACGACATTATTGAAACTATCGAAGCTCAAGGATTTGAAGTGGTTGAGGTAGACGATTGGTCTTTCCCTGAAACGCAGGGACACTTCCTGGAAGGAACGGGAAGCATGATTTTCGATCACGATAATAAAATTGCTTACGGTTCTGTTTCGTTGAGACTGGATGAAAAGCTGTTCAGAGAATTCTGCTCAAAATACGGATTTACTCCCGTTGTTTTCCATTCATTCCAAACGGTAGGTACAGAAAGGCTTCCTATTTATCACACCAATGTCATGATGTGTGTGGCTGATAAATTTGTCGTAATCTGCTTAGATTGTATTGATGATGAGCTGGAAAGAGAAAAAGTTATAGAAACCATTAAAGGTTCAGGAAAAGAAATCATCGAAATTTCTGAAGAGCAGATGCAGCAGTTTGCAGGAAATATGCTTCAGGTTCAAAACATAAACGGTGAGAAATTCCTGGTGATGAGCCAGACAGCGTATCAGTCTTTATCTTCAGAACAGGTAGCTGCTATTGAAAAATACTGCGAAATTATCTATTCTGACCTGAATACCATTGAAGTAAATGGAGGAGGAAGTGCAAGATGTATGCTTGCTGAGGTTTTTCTTCCAAAAAAATAA
- a CDS encoding winged helix-turn-helix transcriptional regulator yields MYERKIPPNLNCGLDLIAEVLYGKWKIRLLWFINEGFQRPSELQRKIPDASRRVLNVQLKELEEHDLVTKKIYPVVPPKVEYRLTEFGLTLVPVIAVLGKWGDDHEERLKTLILKRLESGS; encoded by the coding sequence ATGTACGAAAGAAAAATCCCACCCAATCTGAATTGTGGGCTTGACCTGATTGCTGAGGTGCTCTATGGCAAATGGAAGATTCGTTTGCTATGGTTTATTAATGAAGGATTTCAGAGGCCAAGTGAATTGCAGCGGAAAATTCCCGATGCCTCCCGCAGAGTATTGAATGTTCAGCTAAAAGAACTGGAAGAACATGATCTTGTTACTAAGAAAATTTATCCTGTTGTACCTCCAAAAGTAGAATACAGGCTTACGGAATTCGGACTAACGTTGGTTCCGGTCATTGCAGTTTTAGGGAAATGGGGGGATGATCATGAAGAACGCCTGAAAACATTAATTCTGAAAAGGCTGGAAAGCGGTTCTTAA
- a CDS encoding N-acetylmuramoyl-L-alanine amidase yields the protein MIILKDKLGKTISGESISFIETPNKEGIIVPEYIIIHFTAGRGAENSINWFKDPTAKASAHIIIDSDGRITQMVEFNKKAWHAGRSRWADRSGFNDFSIGIELENPGRLTKVNERFYAWFEKEYSKDVVVTAKHKHENETSYWHSFTEKQLDTCFQVCKLLMETYNIKNILGHDDIAPFRKNDPGPAFPMENFRAKLLGREDDTADMYKVNTEYANVRNGAGIEFEAIAELKKDTQVEFIKSKLGWFYVYVLFKPGKDGEPIYGWINSDLLTKI from the coding sequence ATGATCATCTTAAAAGATAAGTTAGGAAAAACAATTTCCGGGGAGAGCATTAGCTTTATAGAAACTCCCAATAAAGAGGGAATTATTGTTCCGGAATACATTATCATTCATTTTACTGCGGGAAGGGGAGCGGAGAATTCAATTAACTGGTTTAAGGATCCTACGGCAAAAGCTTCAGCACATATTATTATAGATAGTGATGGCAGGATTACCCAAATGGTTGAATTCAATAAGAAAGCTTGGCATGCGGGAAGAAGCCGATGGGCAGACCGCTCAGGATTCAATGATTTTTCCATTGGAATTGAACTGGAAAATCCGGGGAGACTTACCAAAGTAAATGAAAGATTTTATGCCTGGTTTGAAAAAGAATATTCAAAAGATGTAGTAGTAACAGCGAAACATAAGCATGAAAACGAGACCTCCTATTGGCATAGCTTCACAGAGAAACAATTGGATACTTGTTTTCAGGTTTGTAAACTCTTAATGGAAACTTATAACATCAAAAATATTCTGGGCCATGATGATATTGCTCCTTTCAGGAAAAATGATCCGGGTCCTGCATTTCCTATGGAGAATTTCAGAGCAAAGCTGCTAGGAAGAGAAGATGATACCGCAGATATGTATAAAGTGAATACTGAATATGCCAATGTAAGAAATGGGGCAGGAATTGAATTTGAAGCCATAGCAGAGCTCAAAAAAGATACTCAGGTTGAATTTATTAAAAGCAAGCTGGGATGGTTCTATGTATATGTTTTGTTTAAACCGGGGAAAGACGGAGAACCTATATATGGATGGATCAACAGTGATTTGCTGACAAAAATATAA
- a CDS encoding SDR family oxidoreductase, whose amino-acid sequence MTESFNFNNELSGKIALVTGGTKGTGKAIAERLLTAGATVIVTARNQPEEMNNQLHFISGDLSRAKDTEKLIREVLSAFGKLDILINTLGGSETPGGGFSVLSDEDWENTIQTNLLAPVRLDRGFLPQMLERKTGVIIHIASIQGRLPLFDSTLPYAAAKAGLINYSKGLSKEVSPKGVRVLTVSPGWIMTASAVRMMERIAKSSEMSIEEATQSVMDALGGIPIGKPAQPEDIAEFVGFLVSPRAQYLTGTEYVIDGGTIPTV is encoded by the coding sequence ATGACAGAATCATTTAATTTCAACAACGAATTATCGGGTAAGATTGCTTTGGTAACGGGAGGGACAAAAGGAACCGGAAAAGCTATTGCCGAAAGATTACTCACTGCTGGTGCCACTGTAATTGTCACTGCGAGAAATCAACCTGAAGAGATGAATAATCAACTTCATTTTATTTCAGGAGATCTGAGCCGGGCAAAAGATACTGAAAAGCTGATAAGAGAAGTGTTATCTGCTTTTGGAAAGCTTGATATTTTAATTAATACATTGGGAGGTTCAGAAACGCCTGGTGGCGGCTTCTCTGTTTTGAGTGATGAAGACTGGGAAAATACAATTCAGACCAATTTGTTGGCACCCGTTCGTTTAGACAGAGGATTTCTGCCGCAAATGCTGGAACGAAAAACGGGAGTTATCATTCATATTGCATCCATTCAGGGAAGGCTGCCTTTATTTGACTCTACATTACCCTATGCTGCCGCGAAGGCCGGACTGATCAATTACAGCAAAGGTCTATCAAAAGAAGTTTCTCCGAAAGGAGTTCGTGTCCTTACCGTTTCTCCAGGCTGGATCATGACTGCATCTGCCGTCCGAATGATGGAACGTATTGCTAAAAGTTCAGAAATGTCAATAGAAGAGGCGACTCAAAGTGTCATGGACGCATTGGGTGGAATTCCCATCGGTAAACCCGCCCAACCCGAAGATATTGCAGAGTTTGTTGGTTTTTTAGTTTCTCCACGGGCACAATATTTAACCGGAACCGAATATGTAATAGACGGCGGCACTATTCCTACTGTTTAA
- a CDS encoding S-adenosylmethionine decarboxylase family protein: MNPLSSKGLHILLTLETESEDLLLDSKGFLTFTEEILKTKEVEIVGVTNHIFENDSFTSAVILKESHLCIHTWPEFKQLTFDVFLCNYTQDNTTKVEQIADEVVQYFKANTIQKHKIYR; the protein is encoded by the coding sequence TTGAACCCATTATCAAGTAAAGGTTTACATATTCTTCTGACTTTGGAAACAGAGTCAGAAGATTTGTTATTAGACAGCAAAGGTTTTCTGACGTTTACAGAAGAAATTCTGAAAACCAAAGAGGTAGAAATTGTAGGAGTTACCAATCATATTTTTGAAAATGACAGCTTTACTTCCGCCGTGATCCTGAAAGAATCTCACCTTTGCATCCATACGTGGCCGGAATTTAAACAGCTCACTTTTGATGTTTTTCTTTGCAATTATACACAGGATAATACCACAAAAGTTGAGCAGATTGCAGATGAGGTGGTTCAGTATTTTAAAGCTAATACCATTCAGAAACACAAAATTTACAGATAA
- a CDS encoding nuclear transport factor 2 family protein, whose product MNLPNILKEFLKAQKLFDSISFANCFSEQASVFDEGKIYTGKEEIRQWNEKSNNEYKTLFEVKDFSVKDNTTVLRINISGSFDGSPVILNFHFRTKDNLITALAITE is encoded by the coding sequence ATGAACTTACCTAACATTTTAAAGGAATTCTTAAAGGCACAGAAACTTTTTGACAGTATTTCTTTCGCTAATTGTTTTTCTGAACAGGCATCCGTATTTGATGAAGGAAAAATATACACTGGAAAAGAAGAAATAAGACAATGGAATGAAAAATCTAATAATGAATACAAAACCCTGTTTGAGGTAAAAGATTTTTCGGTGAAGGATAATACAACGGTTTTAAGAATCAATATTTCCGGTTCTTTTGATGGAAGCCCTGTAATACTGAATTTTCATTTCCGGACGAAGGATAATCTTATTACGGCTTTAGCTATTACTGAATAA
- a CDS encoding citrate synthase, which translates to MSDNKVILNYAGNSYEYPIVDSTIGDRGIDISKLRDQTGLITLDLGYKNTGATISDITYLDGDKGELFYRGYPIEQIAEKSNFTEVMYLLLHGELPTQDQFTSFDNNIKKYNFIADEMKKIIDVFPRSAHPMGVLSSLTSALTAFNPKAVNVNSKEEMDHAAELMIAKFSHLCAWTYRKTQGLPLNHGDNNLNYVENFYKMAFRLPNADFEIDPVVVNALDKLLILHADHEQNCSTSTVRMVGSAHTGLFASISAGVSALWGPLHGGANQAVIEMLELIEKDGGDVSKYVAKAKDKNDSFRLMGFGHRVYKNFDPRAKIIKKAADDILTALGIQDKALDIAMQLERVALEDEYFIERKLYPNVDFYSGIIYRALGIPTEMFTVMFALGRLPGWISQWKEMRLKGDPIGRPRQVYQGAQERNYIDIASR; encoded by the coding sequence ATGTCAGACAACAAAGTAATATTGAATTACGCAGGTAATTCATATGAATATCCAATCGTGGATAGTACTATCGGAGACAGAGGGATTGATATTTCAAAATTAAGAGACCAGACAGGTTTGATCACTCTGGATTTAGGTTACAAAAATACGGGAGCTACTATTAGCGACATCACTTACTTAGACGGAGATAAAGGAGAATTATTCTACAGAGGTTATCCAATTGAACAGATTGCTGAAAAATCTAACTTCACTGAAGTAATGTATCTTTTATTACATGGAGAATTACCTACTCAGGATCAGTTTACTTCATTCGACAATAATATTAAAAAATATAACTTCATCGCAGACGAAATGAAAAAAATCATTGATGTTTTTCCTCGTTCTGCTCATCCTATGGGAGTTTTATCTTCTTTAACTTCTGCTTTGACAGCTTTCAATCCGAAGGCAGTTAACGTAAACTCTAAAGAAGAAATGGATCATGCTGCTGAGCTTATGATCGCTAAGTTCTCTCACCTTTGTGCTTGGACTTACAGAAAAACTCAAGGTTTACCATTAAACCATGGGGATAACAACCTAAACTACGTAGAGAACTTCTACAAAATGGCATTCAGATTACCAAACGCTGATTTCGAAATTGATCCGGTAGTGGTAAATGCTTTAGATAAATTATTAATCCTTCACGCAGACCACGAACAAAACTGTTCTACTTCTACAGTAAGAATGGTAGGTTCTGCTCACACAGGTCTTTTCGCTTCTATCTCTGCTGGAGTATCTGCACTTTGGGGACCACTTCACGGTGGTGCTAACCAGGCGGTAATCGAAATGCTTGAACTGATCGAGAAAGACGGAGGTGACGTATCTAAATATGTTGCTAAAGCTAAAGATAAGAATGATAGCTTCCGTCTAATGGGATTCGGACACAGAGTGTACAAAAATTTCGATCCAAGAGCGAAAATTATCAAGAAAGCTGCTGACGATATCCTTACTGCACTTGGTATTCAGGATAAAGCTCTTGATATTGCAATGCAGTTAGAAAGAGTAGCTCTTGAAGATGAGTACTTCATCGAAAGAAAACTATATCCGAACGTAGACTTCTATTCAGGAATTATCTACAGAGCGTTAGGAATTCCTACAGAAATGTTTACAGTAATGTTTGCATTAGGAAGACTTCCGGGATGGATTTCTCAGTGGAAAGAAATGAGACTGAAAGGAGACCCAATCGGAAGACCAAGACAGGTTTACCAAGGTGCTCAGGAAAGAAACTACATAGACATCGCAAGCAGATAA